Proteins from one Bacteroides mediterraneensis genomic window:
- a CDS encoding site-specific integrase translates to MNKNIKIQGWKITEQLSSYLEKRGSTSKTLKSHNKNWQRLYDYAQKEGLSVDFQSINSVRKLISQYLLSVTLSATDLRSALNSFKILKEFVLNGKLKERCQTFDFSGPIGAKMLDLISEKETQHVSQTTIRIYKTNLSRFLDYLNSQNVRHVYELKKEHVIQYINQLDSEYKSMLYQSVYYTTVFLKWLFRNKLMETDITINIPSPKFVQQPKLPSVYSTEEITKVLNTIDRGNPVGKRNYLCLLLAARLALRSSDIRNLKFSNIFWEENIIRLIQVKTGHPVELPLLPEIGNAIIDYLKYGRPESDSPFIILTSIPPYEPLKPLRVYRITMKAFKRAGISILDRKHGPHALRHSLSSRMLESLTTMPVISEVLGHTNSGSTMFYLRIDTKSLKLCALDAPELRNSFYEQFKW, encoded by the coding sequence ATGAATAAAAATATTAAAATTCAAGGATGGAAGATTACTGAACAACTCTCCAGCTATCTGGAGAAACGAGGTTCCACATCCAAAACACTAAAATCGCATAATAAGAACTGGCAACGCCTATATGATTATGCGCAGAAAGAAGGTTTGAGCGTTGATTTTCAATCCATAAATTCTGTTAGAAAATTGATAAGTCAATACCTCCTATCTGTAACTCTATCAGCGACTGATCTACGGTCGGCTTTGAATTCGTTCAAAATATTGAAGGAATTCGTTCTTAATGGTAAACTTAAAGAACGATGTCAAACATTCGATTTCTCAGGACCGATTGGTGCAAAAATGCTGGATCTTATTTCTGAGAAAGAAACTCAACATGTAAGTCAAACTACGATTAGAATCTACAAAACCAATCTTTCAAGATTTTTAGATTATCTAAATTCTCAAAATGTCAGACATGTGTATGAACTTAAAAAAGAACATGTAATACAATATATAAATCAGTTAGACAGTGAATATAAAAGCATGCTCTATCAAAGTGTCTATTATACAACAGTTTTTCTAAAATGGTTGTTCCGTAATAAATTAATGGAAACAGATATTACGATAAACATACCTTCACCCAAGTTTGTCCAACAGCCCAAACTACCTTCTGTATACTCAACAGAAGAAATAACAAAAGTTCTAAATACAATAGACAGAGGCAATCCAGTCGGCAAAAGGAATTATTTATGTTTACTGTTGGCTGCAAGATTGGCATTAAGAAGTTCCGATATACGTAATCTTAAATTTTCCAATATCTTTTGGGAAGAGAATATTATAAGACTTATACAAGTCAAAACAGGACATCCAGTTGAACTACCCTTGCTTCCGGAGATTGGAAATGCCATAATTGACTATTTAAAATATGGTCGTCCCGAGTCCGATTCTCCATTCATAATTCTAACTAGCATACCTCCTTATGAGCCTCTTAAGCCACTCAGAGTGTATCGGATAACAATGAAGGCTTTCAAACGAGCTGGAATTAGCATTCTAGACAGGAAACATGGGCCACATGCCTTGCGTCATTCGTTATCATCCAGAATGTTGGAAAGTTTAACTACAATGCCTGTAATCTCAGAGGTATTGGGACATACTAATAGCGGATCAACAATGTTCTATTTACGTATTGATACAAAATCTTTAAAACTTTGCGCATTGGATGCTCCAGAATTAAGAAATTCATTTTATGAACAGTTTAAATGGTAA
- a CDS encoding DUF6527 family protein — translation MKYLKHKFIEHIPENLEEGILYISIEHCVAIHKCACGCGKEVVTPISPNGWKLIFDGETISLNPSIGNWNLECKSHYFIRNNCVITVTDNEMRNRPKRKKKRKNIIQRWFNW, via the coding sequence ATGAAATATTTGAAACATAAATTTATCGAACATATCCCTGAAAATTTAGAAGAAGGAATATTATATATTTCTATAGAGCATTGTGTTGCAATACATAAATGCGCTTGCGGATGTGGAAAAGAAGTTGTTACACCAATTTCTCCAAATGGCTGGAAACTTATTTTTGACGGAGAAACTATTTCTTTGAATCCTTCTATTGGCAATTGGAATCTGGAATGTAAGTCTCACTATTTTATTCGGAATAATTGTGTTATCACAGTTACTGACAATGAGATGAGAAATCGTCCAAAGAGAAAGAAGAAAAGGAAAAATATCATTCAGCGCTGGTTTAATTGGTGA
- a CDS encoding ImmA/IrrE family metallo-endopeptidase: MCAIQSIKDIEKISLEILKDSKSLDVFPTPIDRIVSYVDLKVSSNIDISQIHEGYKSKYPDALLRALSKVRGLLDRKEKKVYLDLTQLDSRKNFVKLHEVGHDVLPWQQRCFDVLDDDDESLKLDTREEFEAEANFFASVTLFQHDRFTSAISKYPLDIDTPIQLSTFFGASIHATLRRYVEYSNNRCALLVLEKPSKCGALLRNQFQSPSFTSTFGEMNIPNVLDYFAWPFVQDYIRKQNHIKDGTFSFFTSNGLTQFTYHFFNNSYNAFVLIFPDGERNIVKSSYFLN, encoded by the coding sequence ATGTGTGCGATTCAATCAATAAAAGACATAGAGAAAATTTCATTAGAAATATTGAAGGATAGTAAGAGTTTGGATGTTTTCCCAACTCCTATTGACAGGATAGTTTCATATGTTGATTTAAAAGTTTCGTCTAATATTGACATCTCGCAAATTCATGAAGGATATAAATCCAAATACCCAGATGCTTTACTTAGAGCATTGAGTAAGGTGCGTGGTTTGTTAGATCGAAAAGAGAAAAAAGTATATCTTGATTTAACTCAATTAGATAGCCGTAAGAATTTTGTTAAGTTACATGAAGTTGGACATGATGTGTTGCCATGGCAGCAAAGGTGCTTTGATGTCTTAGATGATGATGATGAAAGTTTAAAGTTAGATACTCGTGAAGAATTTGAGGCAGAAGCTAATTTTTTCGCTTCAGTTACCTTGTTTCAGCATGATAGATTTACATCTGCAATTAGTAAATATCCTTTAGATATTGACACTCCAATTCAGTTATCTACTTTTTTTGGTGCATCCATTCATGCTACTTTAAGAAGATATGTTGAATACTCTAACAATAGGTGTGCGCTATTAGTTTTAGAAAAACCATCAAAGTGTGGGGCGTTACTTAGAAATCAATTCCAATCTCCTAGCTTTACTAGTACTTTTGGAGAGATGAATATTCCTAATGTATTAGATTATTTTGCTTGGCCTTTTGTGCAAGATTATATTCGAAAACAAAACCATATTAAAGATGGAACATTTTCGTTTTTTACCTCTAATGGCTTAACTCAATTTACATATCATTTTTTTAACAATAGTTACAATGCTTTTGTTCTCATTTTTCCTGATGGGGAAAGGAATATTGTAAAAAGTAGTTATTTCCTAAACTAA
- a CDS encoding multiubiquitin domain-containing protein, with protein MDKNYKQMPEASNERIPLKFVVEGKEYQTCNQYITGAELKQIAGIPSDTELFLSISKPYEDELIENEKTVNLARPETEYFFVKKKLHFTINDTPYTWYKQYIRGIQIRQLGNIPAEDEIYLDLPEGWKDDFITDDEIVDLARPGVEKFISKPRPLRFIIYVNSREKNWQKRKITYEEVVKLAFPNPNFESIAYTVTYSGGPKQNPNGSMTKGDSVFVTNKMNFNVTETNRS; from the coding sequence ATGGATAAAAACTACAAACAGATGCCCGAAGCATCCAATGAAAGAATCCCTTTGAAATTCGTAGTTGAGGGTAAAGAGTATCAAACTTGTAACCAGTATATTACTGGTGCTGAATTGAAACAAATTGCAGGTATTCCTTCGGATACAGAATTGTTTCTATCTATTAGTAAACCTTATGAAGATGAGTTAATCGAAAACGAGAAAACCGTTAATTTGGCGAGACCAGAAACGGAATACTTCTTTGTTAAAAAGAAACTACATTTTACTATTAATGATACTCCTTATACATGGTATAAACAATATATTAGAGGGATTCAAATTCGACAATTAGGTAATATACCTGCAGAAGATGAAATTTATCTTGACCTACCTGAAGGTTGGAAAGATGATTTTATTACGGATGATGAAATCGTTGACTTGGCCCGTCCTGGAGTTGAAAAGTTTATCTCCAAGCCTCGTCCACTTCGCTTTATCATATATGTAAACAGTAGAGAAAAAAACTGGCAGAAACGTAAAATCACCTATGAAGAGGTTGTAAAACTTGCTTTTCCTAATCCAAATTTTGAATCTATTGCCTATACTGTAACCTATTCCGGTGGACCAAAACAAAATCCGAACGGTTCAATGACCAAAGGAGATAGTGTATTTGTAACCAATAAAATGAACTTCAATGTCACAGAGACTAATCGATCATAA
- the traN gene encoding conjugative transposon protein TraN, with protein MKKILMMFALLLGVSAAWAQQSSGDYYEGLTRKIGFSQMIPPHGLEITYDKTVHVIFPAPVKYVDLGSTNLIAGKADGAENVIRVKATTRNFREETNMSVITEDGNFYTFNVKYADEPLLLNVEMCDFIHDGESMNRPNNVMEIYLTELDNESPRLVRLIMKSVYENDKRRIRHIGCKRFGIQYLLKGLYTHNDLLYFHTQVKNSSNVPFDVDFITFKVVDKKVMKRTAMQEQVIYPLRAYNYVTRVNGRDSECTVFALPKFTIPDDKKLVVEMYEKQGGRYQSFEVVNEDLVRAETINELKVR; from the coding sequence ATGAAGAAGATTCTGATGATGTTTGCCCTTTTACTGGGCGTATCGGCTGCCTGGGCGCAGCAGAGTAGCGGTGATTATTATGAGGGGCTGACCCGCAAGATCGGTTTCAGCCAGATGATTCCGCCGCACGGACTGGAAATAACGTATGACAAGACTGTCCATGTCATTTTCCCTGCTCCGGTCAAGTATGTGGATCTTGGTTCTACAAACCTGATAGCCGGCAAGGCCGACGGTGCCGAGAATGTAATCCGAGTAAAGGCCACGACACGCAATTTCAGGGAGGAGACCAATATGTCTGTAATAACCGAAGACGGGAACTTCTATACATTCAACGTGAAGTATGCCGATGAGCCGCTGCTGCTGAATGTGGAGATGTGTGATTTCATCCATGACGGAGAATCGATGAACCGTCCCAACAATGTCATGGAAATCTATCTGACCGAGCTGGATAACGAATCCCCCCGTCTGGTACGTCTTATCATGAAATCCGTGTATGAGAATGACAAACGCCGTATCCGTCATATCGGCTGCAAGCGTTTCGGTATCCAGTATCTGCTCAAAGGGCTGTACACTCATAATGACCTGCTTTATTTCCATACCCAGGTAAAGAACTCCTCGAATGTGCCCTTTGACGTGGATTTCATTACGTTCAAGGTGGTGGACAAAAAGGTGATGAAGCGTACGGCCATGCAGGAGCAGGTGATTTATCCGCTGCGTGCCTATAATTATGTGACACGTGTAAACGGCAGGGATTCGGAATGTACGGTATTTGCCCTTCCCAAGTTTACGATACCGGACGACAAGAAACTGGTTGTGGAGATGTATGAGAAACAGGGCGGCCGTTACCAGAGTTTTGAGGTGGTCAACGAAGACCTGGTGCGTGCGGAAACCATAAATGAGCTGAAGGTACGATGA
- a CDS encoding helix-turn-helix domain-containing protein produces the protein MKSLGNKLKELREIHRFTLRQVEEATGISNAYLSQLENDKIAKPSANVLYKLSNIYNVELDTLLAAAGIIEKKSSSNKLLNSVALSSDSPLTKEEEEALLDYLRFIRQKQK, from the coding sequence ATGAAGTCATTAGGTAATAAATTAAAGGAGTTAAGGGAAATACATCGATTTACGCTTAGGCAAGTGGAAGAAGCGACTGGTATATCCAATGCTTATCTTAGTCAACTAGAAAATGATAAAATAGCCAAGCCATCAGCTAATGTATTGTATAAGTTGTCTAATATATATAATGTAGAACTAGATACTTTGCTTGCAGCTGCGGGAATAATAGAAAAAAAATCTTCTTCAAATAAATTATTAAATTCAGTTGCTCTTTCTTCAGACTCTCCATTAACCAAGGAAGAAGAAGAAGCATTATTAGATTACCTTCGATTTATTCGTCAAAAGCAAAAATAA
- a CDS encoding site-specific integrase — MKTTNFAKYLSEFLTVYMVNERGFSHNTIKSYRDTFVQFISYISEHKNIKIDRFDFPMITQNMVIEFLDWLEKERKCSIQTRNNRLAAIHSFIKYVQYQYPDNLYEFQRILSIRNKKHTKGKINYLTIEGISLLLSMPNKHSINGRRDLALLSLMYDIGARVQEMADLKVEDVHLDKPFYINVCGKGNKIRTVPMTESQLNVLSVYMKENRLTEKTWRPYPLFMNNRKEKLTRGGITYILKKYVTMARKVNPDIIPEIVSCHSLRHSKAMHLLQAGVNLVYIRDILGHVSIQTTEVYARADSKQKREAIQKAYKNVAPDVEPLWEKDKDLLQWLKSF, encoded by the coding sequence ATGAAAACAACAAATTTTGCAAAATATTTATCCGAATTTCTGACAGTATACATGGTTAATGAACGTGGATTCAGTCATAATACAATAAAATCCTATCGTGATACTTTTGTTCAATTCATCTCGTACATATCAGAACATAAGAATATAAAAATTGACAGATTTGATTTTCCCATGATCACTCAAAATATGGTGATTGAATTTCTTGACTGGTTAGAAAAAGAAAGAAAATGCAGCATTCAGACAAGGAACAACAGGCTCGCTGCAATACATTCTTTCATAAAGTACGTACAATACCAGTACCCTGATAACCTATATGAATTTCAACGTATTCTGAGTATAAGAAATAAAAAGCATACAAAAGGAAAAATCAATTATTTGACTATTGAAGGAATATCGCTCCTTCTCTCCATGCCCAATAAACACAGTATAAATGGCCGACGAGACTTGGCTTTACTATCTTTAATGTATGATATTGGAGCCCGAGTGCAAGAGATGGCTGATCTGAAGGTAGAAGATGTTCATTTGGATAAACCGTTTTATATCAATGTATGTGGAAAAGGAAATAAAATTAGAACAGTTCCAATGACTGAGAGCCAGTTGAACGTTTTATCTGTATACATGAAAGAAAATCGGCTGACGGAGAAAACCTGGAGACCTTATCCCTTATTTATGAATAATCGAAAGGAGAAACTAACCAGAGGAGGAATTACATACATTCTTAAAAAATACGTAACAATGGCCAGAAAAGTTAATCCTGATATAATACCTGAAATTGTCAGTTGTCATTCTTTGCGACACTCTAAAGCTATGCATCTCTTACAAGCGGGTGTAAATCTTGTTTATATACGTGATATATTGGGACATGTTTCGATTCAAACGACGGAGGTCTATGCTCGTGCGGACTCCAAGCAAAAACGTGAAGCAATACAAAAAGCTTATAAAAATGTAGCTCCTGATGTTGAACCCTTATGGGAAAAAGATAAGGATCTTTTGCAGTGGCTAAAATCATTCTAA
- a CDS encoding DUF3872 domain-containing protein produces the protein MKTEKNIRKGFGLTGKIAMFCICLVSLVLTSCESELEIQQSYPFTVETMPVPKELNKNETAEIRCELKSDGDFDGTVYTIRYFQYDGEGSLKLDNGLEFKPNDRYLLENRKFRLYYTSLCDEAQNFIVVVEDNWGNMTEMEFDFNDAGDEETGTVEDSLSVQEGGAL, from the coding sequence ATGAAGACAGAAAAGAATATAAGAAAAGGATTTGGGCTGACAGGCAAGATAGCCATGTTCTGCATATGTCTGGTCAGTCTTGTACTGACCTCGTGTGAATCCGAGCTGGAAATCCAGCAGAGTTATCCGTTTACCGTGGAAACAATGCCAGTTCCCAAGGAACTGAACAAGAATGAGACGGCGGAAATACGATGTGAACTCAAAAGTGACGGCGATTTTGACGGAACGGTCTATACGATCCGTTATTTCCAGTATGACGGGGAAGGTTCCCTGAAACTGGACAACGGTCTTGAATTCAAGCCGAATGACCGTTATCTGCTGGAGAACCGGAAGTTCAGGCTGTATTATACTTCACTATGTGACGAGGCGCAGAACTTCATTGTTGTTGTCGAAGACAATTGGGGAAACATGACAGAAATGGAATTTGACTTCAACGATGCAGGTGATGAAGAAACAGGTACTGTGGAAGATTCATTGTCAGTTCAGGAAGGAGGTGCCCTATAA
- a CDS encoding conjugal transfer protein TraO, producing the protein MRTKVLYMLALLLVLSVGQADAQRILPRMQGVEMRGGMASDNGYYMGMTLSSYAKGGNKWVYGAEYLHMKHGYRHVTIPSAQFTAEGGYYLNFLSDAGKVFFLNLGGSALAGYETVNWSDKKLYDGATLKNGDAFVYGCALTLEMELYLADRVALTASLRERFLWGGSLGHCHTQYGIGIRFMIN; encoded by the coding sequence ATGAGAACGAAAGTATTGTATATGCTGGCATTGCTGCTTGTCCTTTCCGTAGGACAGGCAGATGCCCAGCGGATTCTGCCAAGGATGCAGGGTGTGGAAATGCGTGGAGGTATGGCTTCCGATAACGGATACTATATGGGAATGACACTTTCAAGCTATGCCAAAGGCGGGAATAAATGGGTATATGGAGCGGAATACCTGCACATGAAGCACGGTTACCGTCATGTGACCATCCCTTCTGCGCAATTTACGGCAGAAGGCGGATATTACCTGAATTTCCTTTCCGATGCGGGAAAAGTGTTCTTCCTCAATCTGGGAGGATCGGCACTGGCCGGATATGAGACGGTAAACTGGTCCGATAAAAAGCTCTATGACGGGGCCACCCTGAAAAACGGCGATGCCTTTGTGTACGGCTGTGCCCTGACGCTGGAGATGGAACTGTACCTTGCCGACCGTGTGGCATTGACGGCTTCCTTGCGTGAGCGTTTCCTGTGGGGCGGAAGTCTCGGACATTGCCATACCCAGTATGGAATCGGCATTCGTTTTATGATAAATTAG
- a CDS encoding glycoside hydrolase, with the protein MTVTSLRAQENVEDSRWETAVRCIKKYEGWHGPEHHPYVAYGHRIRKGEKFPARLTESEGDSILRKDLKEMCALFRHLGKDSLLVACLAYQVGPYKLLGYGRMSKSTLIRKLEAGNRDIYVDFIQYCHYKGKKIPSIERRRKEEYNLLYIR; encoded by the coding sequence ATGACGGTAACTTCTTTGCGTGCACAGGAGAATGTGGAAGACTCACGTTGGGAAACGGCTGTCAGGTGTATCAAGAAATATGAAGGATGGCATGGTCCGGAACATCATCCGTATGTTGCATACGGTCACCGTATCAGAAAAGGGGAAAAGTTTCCCGCCAGACTGACAGAAAGTGAGGGAGACAGTATTCTGAGAAAGGATCTGAAAGAAATGTGTGCATTGTTCCGTCATCTGGGAAAGGATTCGCTTTTGGTTGCATGTCTGGCATACCAGGTGGGACCATATAAGTTGCTCGGTTATGGCAGGATGTCCAAAAGCACGTTGATAAGGAAACTGGAAGCCGGTAACCGGGACATTTATGTGGACTTCATACAATATTGTCACTATAAGGGAAAGAAAATTCCGTCAATTGAAAGGAGAAGAAAAGAAGAATACAACCTGCTTTATATACGTTAA
- a CDS encoding ThiF family adenylyltransferase codes for MSQRLIDHNQDLKRLIDEGYEIEVKGGYLITHHIPYVNKSREIKYGKLIVALNINNDTVTYQKHRSKHVINFMGEYPCYQDGSEISAIRHSSPNRPLFDNIIMNFSFSNKPKDDYNNYYEQIVRYIEIISSPAISLDKNVTAKTFKVINNEENSVFQYIDSNATRANICNINNKLANQKIAIIGLGGTGSYILDLIAKTPVSEINLYDDDNFCQHNAFRAPGAPNKAIFDDAPKKVHYFSSIYSNMHKGIKPHAEKITKDNVYQLLNMSFVFLCIDNDAARAMIVKELQQNDIPLIDVGIGVQTVDDFLIGSLRVTLVTPEKKDHVTRRIPMGNNEDNEYATNIQIADLNALNANLAVIEWKKYSGFYHAIKQFHNFTYSTNDSNFVADEIFET; via the coding sequence ATGTCACAGAGACTAATCGATCATAATCAAGACCTAAAACGGTTAATAGATGAAGGGTATGAAATAGAGGTAAAAGGTGGGTATCTAATAACCCACCACATACCCTATGTAAATAAGAGTAGAGAAATCAAATATGGAAAATTGATTGTCGCTCTAAATATTAATAATGATACTGTCACTTACCAAAAACATCGCAGTAAACATGTTATTAATTTTATGGGAGAATACCCTTGTTATCAAGACGGTTCTGAGATATCTGCAATTAGGCATTCATCTCCTAATAGACCATTATTTGATAATATAATAATGAATTTTTCTTTTTCTAATAAGCCCAAAGATGATTATAATAACTATTATGAGCAAATAGTCAGATATATTGAAATTATATCCTCTCCCGCTATATCGTTAGATAAAAATGTTACGGCCAAAACATTTAAAGTCATTAATAATGAAGAAAATTCTGTTTTCCAATACATAGATTCTAATGCTACAAGAGCAAACATCTGTAATATCAACAATAAATTAGCTAATCAGAAGATAGCAATTATTGGCTTAGGAGGTACAGGTTCTTATATATTGGATTTAATTGCAAAAACTCCTGTGTCTGAAATAAATTTATATGATGACGATAATTTCTGTCAACATAATGCTTTTCGAGCACCGGGAGCACCAAATAAAGCAATTTTTGATGACGCACCCAAAAAAGTGCATTATTTTTCATCAATATACTCTAATATGCACAAAGGAATAAAACCGCATGCGGAAAAAATAACGAAAGACAATGTTTATCAACTGCTTAATATGTCATTTGTTTTTTTGTGTATAGACAATGATGCGGCTAGAGCTATGATAGTAAAGGAATTACAGCAGAATGATATTCCTCTTATTGATGTTGGAATAGGAGTTCAAACCGTTGATGATTTTCTGATAGGATCACTAAGAGTTACTTTAGTTACTCCTGAAAAGAAGGATCACGTTACCAGGCGAATTCCAATGGGTAATAATGAAGATAATGAGTATGCCACGAATATTCAGATTGCAGATTTGAATGCTCTCAATGCAAATTTAGCAGTGATAGAATGGAAAAAATATAGCGGTTTTTATCATGCTATTAAGCAATTCCATAATTTTACTTATAGTACAAATGACTCTAATTTTGTAGCAGATGAAATATTTGAAACATAA
- a CDS encoding tyrosine-type recombinase/integrase — protein MNSLNGNIMRKIIFNGVYKDLLEEFVQFKRQCGFKYVTAEKMLVLFDKLTIERGETETSLGIELARAWAVKRPNETESYRYKRSVVFNQFALYLRQQDRPCSICHVPPYKTYFIPHIYSSKELEQIFSVCDNQVCMPIRRDSVMFVMPALLRFLLCTGLRIGEALELLDTEVNLQNKMLIIRDSKNGKERLVPFSDSLATILTQYRIHRVRLNPSPSTSHFFLSARGRSLEPGDIYVCFKRILHKAGIPFKGNHYGPRVHDFRHTFAVRSLVHMLENGMDIYCSLPILSTYLGHQSLEATNKYVRLTKEMYPDLVYTIDTIYTDVFPSIDDNKTE, from the coding sequence ATGAACAGTTTAAATGGTAACATCATGAGGAAAATAATATTTAATGGGGTCTATAAGGACCTACTGGAAGAGTTTGTACAGTTCAAACGCCAATGTGGGTTCAAGTATGTAACAGCCGAGAAAATGCTTGTACTATTTGACAAACTGACAATTGAACGTGGTGAAACGGAAACTTCACTCGGGATTGAGTTAGCTCGGGCATGGGCGGTAAAGAGACCTAATGAAACCGAAAGCTACCGCTATAAAAGAAGTGTTGTATTCAATCAGTTTGCTTTGTACTTAAGACAACAAGATAGACCTTGTTCAATATGTCATGTTCCTCCTTATAAAACATACTTTATCCCACATATTTACAGCTCGAAAGAACTAGAACAGATTTTCTCTGTATGTGATAATCAAGTATGTATGCCCATAAGAAGAGATTCTGTTATGTTTGTAATGCCTGCCTTGTTACGCTTTTTATTATGTACAGGACTGAGAATAGGAGAAGCCCTTGAACTTTTGGATACGGAGGTCAATTTGCAAAATAAAATGCTTATAATTAGAGACTCAAAGAATGGGAAAGAGCGTCTCGTTCCGTTTTCGGATTCTTTAGCAACTATTCTAACCCAATATCGTATACACCGGGTAAGGCTAAACCCCAGTCCCTCAACATCTCACTTCTTCCTTTCTGCACGGGGTCGAAGTCTTGAACCAGGCGATATATATGTCTGTTTTAAAAGGATATTACACAAAGCGGGAATACCATTCAAAGGGAATCATTATGGACCAAGAGTACATGATTTTAGGCATACATTTGCTGTCAGATCTTTAGTTCATATGCTGGAAAACGGAATGGATATTTACTGTTCATTACCGATTCTTTCAACTTATCTGGGACATCAATCCTTAGAAGCCACGAATAAATATGTCCGTCTTACCAAAGAAATGTATCCAGATCTTGTATATACTATTGATACAATATATACAGATGTTTTTCCTTCCATTGATGACAATAAAACAGAATAA
- a CDS encoding toprim domain-containing protein, with protein sequence MELEQIRQISLVGFLEGMGHVPVSRKGNDVWFRSPFRNERTASFKVDTQRNVWFDFGLGKGGDIFHLAGELTGSTGFMEQLEFLSGKSGILPLRPLQERKKIPRVSRFEDVKVTELSHEALKAYLKERGIDPAIAGRFCKEVAYGIRGKRYFAIGFMNRSGGYELRNPMFKGCISPKDISCVSLSGKKQDTCCVFEGFVDFLSALVLRTVTDEDCLVLNSVSNLERSYAVLEGYGKIRCFLDRDRAGITSLETLNIHFGNKVMDCSGLYDGFKDLNEYLTKTKENK encoded by the coding sequence ATGGAACTGGAACAGATTAGACAGATTTCCCTTGTAGGTTTTCTTGAAGGTATGGGGCATGTACCGGTATCCCGTAAAGGAAATGATGTCTGGTTCAGATCCCCTTTCAGAAATGAGAGAACCGCATCCTTCAAGGTGGATACGCAGCGGAATGTCTGGTTTGATTTTGGCCTCGGAAAGGGAGGTGACATCTTCCATCTTGCCGGAGAACTGACCGGAAGTACCGGTTTCATGGAACAGCTGGAGTTCCTTTCAGGGAAATCCGGCATCCTTCCCCTCCGGCCTTTACAGGAACGTAAGAAGATACCCCGCGTTTCCAGATTCGAGGACGTGAAAGTGACGGAACTGAGTCATGAGGCTTTGAAAGCTTATCTGAAAGAGAGAGGAATTGATCCGGCCATAGCCGGGAGATTCTGCAAGGAAGTGGCATACGGAATACGGGGCAAACGGTATTTTGCCATAGGCTTCATGAACCGGAGCGGCGGTTATGAACTCCGTAACCCGATGTTCAAGGGATGCATCTCTCCCAAGGACATTTCCTGTGTGTCCCTGTCCGGAAAGAAACAGGATACGTGCTGTGTGTTTGAAGGGTTTGTGGATTTCCTTTCGGCATTGGTATTGCGGACTGTGACGGACGAGGACTGCCTGGTGCTGAACTCTGTATCCAATCTGGAACGGTCGTATGCCGTTCTGGAGGGTTACGGCAAAATCCGGTGCTTTCTTGACCGTGACCGGGCCGGGATTACCTCACTGGAGACTTTGAACATACATTTCGGGAATAAGGTTATGGACTGTTCCGGTCTGTATGATGGATTTAAGGACTTGAATGAATATCTGACAAAAACAAAGGAAAACAAATGA